TTCTTGACGATACTGCAGCCAACGCGCGGGCCCATGGAGAACTCGCCGCGGATCAGGTGGCATAGGTTGTTCACAACCACGTCGCGAATGGTAGTTGAGGCGCGGTTGGTGCAGTAGTGGAACGCACCAACGCGCTGGCCGTACAGGCCGAAGTTCTTGGAGAAGCTCTGTGCGACACAAATCTCCATGTCCGGCTTGTTGTTGAAGAAGTAGCGGACAGCCCACGCATCCTCCTCAACAGAGCCGGACGCGAAGCCCTGGTAGGCCGAGTCGAAGAATGGGAAGAGCTTCTTGCGCTCACAAAGGTCAGCGATGGCAACCCACTGCTCCTTGTTGGGATCCAGACCGGTGGGGTTGTGCGCGCAGGCGTGCAGCAGCACAACATCGCCCTCCTGTGCCTCGGACTCAAGGGAGGACATCATGCcctcgaagtcgaaggaccGAGTTTCGGCATGGTAGTACGGGTATGTCTTGCGGGGTACGCCGGCCAGCTCCCAAATGGTCTGGTGGTTGGCCCAGGATGGGTTGGACAGCCAGACGGTGCCGGGCTTCATGTGGCGGGCAAGGAACAGGGCGCCGAGATGGTTGGCGCCGGTACCGGCGACGGTCTGCACGGAACCAATACGTGCCTTCGCCTCTTCTTCACCCTGCTTGCCCTCGAATCCGAACATCAGATCCCGCGCAATGCCTATGAAAGGCACATCGCCCTCGATCGCAGTGTATTCATGGCGGAAGAGGTCGTCGTCCACTACCAGCTCCCTCTCAGCCTTTTGCACAACGGGCAGGGGCCATGGCTTTCCATCATCTGTTCGGTAGACACCCACGCCCAAGCTAACTTTCTGTGGGTGGGGATCAACTGCGTAGGCCCCATTCAGGGCAAAGATTTCGTCCGGAGGCACCGGGGAGACGTCAAGACGGGTGTCTATTTTGCTCATTATGTTGTGTGCACGGTGCAATTGAGATTTCTGGGATTCTGGGGTGACTTTTAGGCAAAATGTGTGGCGAGACCCGGCGAATATATATGTCG
Above is a genomic segment from Penicillium digitatum chromosome 3, complete sequence containing:
- a CDS encoding Aspartate aminotransferase, whose translation is MSKIDTRLDVSPVPPDEIFALNGAYAVDPHPQKVSLGVGVYRTDDGKPWPLPVVQKAERELVVDDDLFRHEYTAIEGDVPFIGIARDLMFGFEGKQGEEEAKARIGSVQTVAGTGANHLGALFLARHMKPGTVWLSNPSWANHQTIWELAGVPRKTYPYYHAETRSFDFEGMMSSLESEAQEGDVVLLHACAHNPTGLDPNKEQWVAIADLCERKKLFPFFDSAYQGFASGSVEEDAWAVRYFFNNKPDMEICVAQSFSKNFGLYGQRVGAFHYCTNRASTTIRDVVVNNLCHLIRGEFSMGPRVGCSIVKKVLTSEELTADWHRDLQVMSSRIKAMRKALYSELVRLQTPGTWEHIIQQNGMFSYTGLSPKQVGALKDKYHIYLLNSGRASISGLSQTNVAYVAQAIDDVIRNEN